In Acidimicrobiia bacterium, a single genomic region encodes these proteins:
- a CDS encoding DUF3566 domain-containing protein: MPWPPVRSSPSALDPELEPEPPPERAAPSRPAPSPAKARPQGTAAPSPTTERRYRQTINSVDLWSVLKVSVCFYICSMAVVMVALVALWVIGDAAGVIQSVEKFLGDLLQTKDFTFLDGEILRGTLLVAAVLVVLLIVITVIAAAFYNLFAEIFGGIEISITEDESAL; the protein is encoded by the coding sequence GTGCCCTGGCCGCCGGTGCGCTCGAGCCCGTCGGCGCTTGACCCGGAGCTCGAGCCGGAACCGCCGCCGGAACGAGCAGCGCCGTCGCGCCCGGCGCCCTCGCCGGCGAAAGCGAGGCCGCAAGGCACCGCCGCGCCCTCGCCGACTACCGAGCGCCGCTACCGGCAGACCATCAACAGCGTCGACCTGTGGTCGGTGCTGAAGGTCTCTGTGTGCTTCTACATCTGCAGCATGGCCGTGGTGATGGTGGCGCTCGTCGCGCTGTGGGTGATCGGCGACGCGGCCGGCGTGATCCAGAGCGTCGAGAAGTTCCTCGGCGATCTGCTGCAAACGAAAGACTTCACGTTCCTCGACGGCGAGATCCTGCGGGGCACGTTGCTCGTCGCCGCGGTACTCGTCGTGCTCCTCATCGTAATTACGGTGATCGCCGCCGCGTTCTACAACCTGTTCGCTGAGATCTTCGGCGGGATCGAGATCTCGATCACGGAAGACGAGTCGGCGCTCTAG